One Treponema pectinovorum DNA segment encodes these proteins:
- a CDS encoding TraB/GumN family protein, producing the protein MSQTEKILKFGEREIILIGTAHISQESCEQVKIAIQEKKPDCVAIELDENRYKSLNDDESWRNLDIIKVIKNKQGFLLLANLVLSAFQKRMGTSVGVKPGDEMRAADFAAKENSIPVAMVDRPIQTTLRRAWAENSFWGKCKLLSALIASAFDKEEVNGEQIENLKNRSEMDSMMSELADYMPVVKRVLIDERDRYLASKIWECKGNKTLAVLGAGHLPGVEFFLNELAQQKISSNTDDISCVPEKKLASKIAGWTLTVFIIALIIAGFVYGGITKGSQMIGTWIVWNSSLAAIGAILALAHPLTIVVAAVGAPITSLCPFIGVGFFTAIAQAFVCKPKVRDLENLQNDISLKGFYKNRILRVLLVFFLTSLGSSIGTFVAGANFVVSIGQFISNLF; encoded by the coding sequence ATGAGTCAGACAGAAAAGATATTAAAATTCGGTGAACGAGAAATTATCTTAATCGGCACCGCACACATAAGCCAAGAAAGTTGCGAACAGGTAAAAATTGCAATTCAAGAGAAAAAACCGGATTGTGTTGCTATAGAGTTAGATGAAAATCGCTATAAATCTTTAAATGATGACGAAAGCTGGCGCAATTTGGACATAATAAAGGTAATAAAAAACAAACAGGGATTTTTGTTGCTTGCAAATCTCGTGCTTTCGGCCTTCCAAAAAAGGATGGGAACTTCTGTGGGCGTTAAGCCTGGAGACGAAATGCGAGCGGCGGACTTTGCTGCAAAAGAAAACAGTATTCCAGTTGCAATGGTGGACAGGCCAATTCAAACTACATTGCGTCGTGCTTGGGCAGAAAATTCTTTTTGGGGAAAATGCAAATTGCTTTCCGCCTTGATTGCAAGCGCTTTTGACAAAGAAGAAGTGAACGGCGAACAAATTGAAAATCTAAAAAATCGTTCAGAAATGGACAGCATGATGAGCGAACTTGCCGATTATATGCCTGTCGTAAAAAGAGTTTTGATTGACGAACGCGACAGATATTTAGCAAGTAAAATTTGGGAATGCAAAGGGAATAAAACTCTTGCCGTTTTAGGCGCAGGTCATCTTCCTGGCGTTGAATTTTTTTTGAACGAACTTGCACAGCAAAAAATCAGTTCCAACACAGACGACATTTCTTGTGTTCCAGAAAAAAAACTTGCGTCAAAAATTGCAGGCTGGACATTAACTGTATTCATAATTGCTTTAATCATTGCTGGTTTTGTCTATGGCGGAATCACAAAAGGCTCTCAGATGATAGGAACTTGGATAGTCTGGAATTCTTCCTTAGCAGCGATTGGTGCAATTTTGGCTCTTGCCCATCCTTTAACGATTGTTGTTGCAGCTGTTGGTGCTCCAATTACGAGCCTTTGCCCATTTATTGGCGTAGGATTTTTTACGGCAATTGCACAGGCTTTCGTTTGTAAACCAAAAGTTAGAGATTTGGAAAATTTGCAAAATGATATTTCGTTAAAAGGATTTTACAAAAACAGAATTCTGCGTGTGCTTTTGGTATTTTTTTTAACATCTTTGGGTTCTTCCATAGGAACTTTTGTAGCAGGTGCAAATTTCGTAGTTTCAATTGGGCAGTTTATTTCAAATCTATTTTAA
- the epsC gene encoding serine O-acetyltransferase EpsC, with amino-acid sequence MDMNTLVEKILSSYEEIGGINGAGINRFPNRENVVSVLNELQCLIFPGYRTAEDIDSINIRYITGQRVNRIITILTKEIQKALIYKKKSCGNCSDTEEFEKRQCFGLAEKITLDLIESIPDLRKKIHLDTLAISAGDPAAKSEEEVIVSYPGLEAIVVYRIAHFLYTCGVPVIPRIMSEYIHGKTGIDIHPGATIGESFFIDHGTGIVIGETTIIGKRVKIYQGVTLGALSVRKNYQDKKRHPTIEDDVTIYANATILGGQTVIGKGAVIGGNTWIIKSVPEGTIVNQ; translated from the coding sequence ATGGATATGAATACGCTTGTAGAAAAAATTCTTTCTTCTTACGAAGAGATTGGTGGCATAAACGGTGCTGGAATAAATCGCTTTCCAAACAGAGAAAATGTTGTTTCCGTATTAAATGAATTACAGTGCTTGATTTTTCCCGGATACAGAACCGCAGAAGACATAGATTCAATAAACATTCGCTACATAACAGGACAGCGCGTAAACAGGATAATCACAATTCTCACAAAAGAAATTCAAAAAGCGTTGATTTACAAAAAAAAATCCTGTGGCAATTGCAGTGATACAGAAGAATTTGAAAAACGCCAGTGCTTTGGACTTGCAGAAAAAATAACTCTTGACTTAATCGAATCCATTCCAGATTTGAGAAAGAAAATTCACTTGGACACGTTGGCAATTTCTGCTGGAGACCCGGCGGCAAAAAGCGAAGAAGAAGTCATCGTTTCATATCCGGGATTGGAAGCGATAGTTGTATACAGAATCGCACACTTTTTATACACCTGCGGAGTACCTGTTATTCCAAGAATAATGTCCGAATACATACACGGAAAAACAGGAATCGATATTCATCCTGGTGCAACCATTGGCGAAAGTTTTTTTATAGACCACGGAACAGGTATTGTAATTGGCGAAACTACAATTATTGGCAAGCGCGTAAAAATATATCAGGGAGTAACACTCGGCGCATTGAGCGTAAGAAAAAATTATCAAGATAAAAAAAGACATCCAACTATAGAAGACGATGTTACAATTTATGCGAATGCAACAATTCTTGGCGGACAAACTGTAATCGGCAAAGGTGCTGTAATTGGCGGAAACACTTGGATAATAAAATCCGTTCCAGAAGGCACAATCGTAAATCAATAA
- a CDS encoding MGH1-like glycoside hydrolase domain-containing protein translates to MNKRDFPKIHFYDQDFVDIYDKTWAWLSSFWIDTKLKENANDGYFVYPQDKNSEPVLSNPTDAQTTQKIENATVDQFESIFSSFFLVYSNRNFPANQNLDYFYNKQEANGAIRWKYDLKTGDAVTTPENPEGIGLPLFAWAEFNLYHKSANKRRIKDIMPILQKYMDWVDQTYKQPNGLYSAPVSAGTMFNSPRKDCYYSVDFNASVAINCAHMSALGDILNDKDLSFQYKRAYFSLKTRINSLMWDAESKFYYDLDKDEQKLSEKTIAGFWPLLAEIPNADKADLLIEHLSNPQTFGTDHPFPTLSADSPNFNENGNGFCGSVYPAFNFMIIKGLEKYQRYDLARECAIRHLYFVLEALQPADGKKGDMYEAYKPCKEGYALMDGNSNYPRVHYLQTVGLSTIALMIENVIGLSISLPRKTVDWIIPNLEIMGIEKLSLKRNLITILSNKSVRGWEIQMESEKLYYFTINILDQKKKTLPIPSGKCSMLIDKL, encoded by the coding sequence GTGAATAAACGCGACTTTCCGAAAATCCATTTTTACGATCAAGATTTTGTAGACATCTACGATAAAACTTGGGCTTGGCTTTCAAGTTTTTGGATTGACACAAAACTTAAAGAAAATGCGAATGACGGTTATTTCGTTTATCCACAGGACAAAAATAGCGAGCCGGTTTTATCAAATCCAACAGATGCTCAAACCACTCAAAAAATCGAAAACGCAACAGTAGATCAATTTGAATCGATTTTTTCATCCTTTTTTCTAGTTTATTCAAACAGAAATTTTCCCGCAAATCAAAATTTAGACTACTTTTATAACAAACAAGAAGCTAACGGAGCGATTCGCTGGAAATACGACTTAAAAACTGGAGATGCTGTAACAACTCCAGAAAATCCAGAAGGAATTGGGCTGCCGCTATTCGCCTGGGCGGAATTTAATCTCTATCATAAATCTGCAAACAAACGAAGAATAAAAGACATAATGCCAATTCTTCAAAAATATATGGACTGGGTGGATCAAACATACAAACAGCCAAATGGACTTTACAGTGCACCTGTGTCTGCGGGTACAATGTTTAATTCCCCAAGAAAAGATTGCTATTACTCTGTCGATTTTAATGCGAGTGTTGCGATAAATTGTGCCCACATGAGTGCTTTGGGCGACATCTTAAACGACAAAGACTTGAGCTTTCAATATAAAAGAGCATATTTTTCTTTAAAAACTAGAATAAATTCTTTGATGTGGGATGCAGAGTCTAAATTCTATTACGATTTAGATAAAGACGAGCAAAAACTTTCGGAAAAGACAATTGCTGGATTTTGGCCTCTTCTTGCAGAAATACCAAATGCAGATAAAGCAGACCTTCTGATTGAACACCTTTCAAATCCACAAACATTTGGGACAGACCACCCTTTTCCAACTTTGAGTGCAGACAGTCCAAATTTCAACGAAAACGGAAACGGATTTTGCGGTTCGGTTTACCCAGCATTCAACTTTATGATTATAAAGGGGCTGGAAAAATATCAACGCTACGATTTAGCACGCGAATGTGCAATCCGCCACCTTTACTTTGTTTTAGAAGCATTGCAGCCCGCAGACGGAAAAAAAGGCGATATGTACGAGGCTTACAAACCTTGCAAAGAAGGCTACGCTTTAATGGACGGAAATTCAAATTATCCAAGAGTTCATTATTTACAGACCGTTGGACTTTCTACAATAGCGTTGATGATAGAAAATGTAATTGGACTTTCCATAAGCTTGCCAAGAAAAACAGTTGACTGGATAATACCAAATTTAGAAATAATGGGAATCGAAAAACTTTCTCTAAAACGCAATTTAATAACAATCTTGAGCAACAAGAGTGTGCGCGGTTGGGAAATCCAGATGGAAAGCGAAAAACTTTATTACTTTACTATAAATATCTTAGATCAAAAGAAAAAAACTTTGCCAATTCCAAGTGGCAAATGTTCAATGCTAATAGATAAACTGTAG
- the nusG gene encoding transcription termination/antitermination protein NusG, translating to MSKNWYIVHTYTGYEKKILRTINTMLAAGDLDSNVITDVKVPEEEVIEIKDGKKKIKKNMILPGYIMLEMDLPDIGWKNPCGAIRKIQGVTGFVGTNPSDKPRPISADEAKNLLQKAGEIKGYKSVKIKQNYAVGDQVKITDGPFATFSGSVEEIDLAKGKLRVMVQIFGRATPVEVDLLQVEKLV from the coding sequence ATGTCTAAAAACTGGTATATCGTTCATACTTATACAGGTTATGAAAAAAAGATTCTCCGCACTATAAATACAATGCTTGCTGCTGGAGATTTGGATTCAAATGTCATAACTGACGTTAAGGTTCCTGAAGAAGAAGTAATTGAAATAAAAGACGGAAAGAAAAAAATCAAAAAGAATATGATCCTTCCTGGTTATATAATGCTCGAAATGGATTTGCCAGATATAGGATGGAAAAATCCATGCGGCGCAATTCGTAAAATTCAGGGAGTTACAGGTTTTGTCGGAACTAATCCATCGGATAAGCCTCGTCCAATCTCTGCGGATGAAGCAAAAAATCTACTTCAAAAAGCAGGTGAAATTAAAGGCTACAAAAGCGTTAAAATCAAACAGAATTATGCTGTTGGAGACCAAGTTAAGATTACCGACGGTCCTTTTGCAACATTCAGTGGTTCTGTTGAAGAAATCGATCTTGCAAAAGGTAAACTCAGGGTTATGGTTCAAATTTTTGGACGAGCAACTCCTGTAGAGGTTGATTTGTTACAGGTTGAAAAACTTGTTTAA
- the secE gene encoding preprotein translocase subunit SecE, protein MSKVTEFVKECGAELRKVVWPTRQDVIASVKVVIVSTIVIAIILGVFDIAFSAGMNLLFPAA, encoded by the coding sequence ATGTCAAAGGTAACTGAATTTGTTAAAGAATGCGGTGCTGAACTTAGAAAAGTTGTTTGGCCTACAAGACAAGATGTGATTGCTTCTGTAAAGGTTGTTATCGTTTCTACAATCGTAATTGCAATTATTCTCGGTGTTTTTGACATAGCGTTCTCTGCTGGAATGAATTTGTTGTTCCCTGCTGCTTAA
- a CDS encoding tetratricopeptide repeat protein: protein MKILFGKRFEFFLCATIFCCTFFCKNVFAQSQNAEIQFVQNLSSILQNGTTEEALNLFDSIPEKLKDDVDMMSLKASLYLSANKILQAQELASSLYAKEPKNLEVLNINVMVAKKKGDNASKAKFIKQILAIEPNNAGANIELADEQALKKNWRNARDYYRKALVSSPEDTDALFGYAKMCYYMEKDKDAKDAFNKLYKLNPENPQVNAYLAKYEAENKQYKKAIEYVKVALKYEPLNIDHWFDFGTYSRMAGRYKDAEDAWKKAISLESDYFLGYAYLAGLYDEQNRRSDALEYYRKTVEKNSQYYYAYESLGMFAWDSGNWEESQKAFEEALKKNPDSISYKLMVAACMYKRSKIQEMRAFTENLMKKSADKQGMEYKLIRLYHDRGGDADVALNIQKETNRTKKGKYLFYLALYYTLNGNDSLAHKYYNEVTQMQSPMFFEYRLAQWAGGETN, encoded by the coding sequence ATGAAAATTCTATTTGGAAAAAGATTTGAATTTTTTTTATGTGCAACGATTTTTTGCTGCACTTTTTTTTGTAAAAATGTATTTGCGCAAAGTCAGAATGCAGAAATTCAATTTGTTCAAAATTTAAGTTCGATTTTACAAAATGGAACAACAGAAGAAGCGCTAAATCTTTTCGATTCAATTCCAGAAAAATTAAAAGACGATGTTGATATGATGTCGCTCAAGGCGAGTTTGTATCTTTCTGCAAATAAAATTTTGCAGGCGCAGGAATTGGCATCATCTTTATATGCAAAAGAACCCAAAAATTTGGAAGTTTTGAACATAAATGTGATGGTTGCCAAAAAAAAAGGAGACAATGCTTCAAAAGCTAAATTCATAAAGCAGATTTTGGCGATTGAACCGAATAATGCAGGCGCAAATATTGAACTTGCAGATGAGCAGGCTCTCAAAAAGAATTGGCGAAATGCACGCGATTACTATCGTAAGGCTTTGGTTTCCTCTCCAGAAGATACGGACGCACTGTTTGGCTACGCAAAAATGTGTTACTACATGGAAAAAGACAAAGATGCAAAGGATGCATTCAATAAACTTTATAAACTTAATCCAGAAAATCCGCAAGTTAACGCATATCTTGCAAAGTATGAGGCGGAAAATAAGCAATATAAAAAAGCGATTGAATATGTAAAAGTTGCCCTCAAATACGAGCCTTTAAATATCGACCATTGGTTTGATTTTGGAACTTACAGTCGCATGGCAGGTCGCTATAAAGATGCAGAAGACGCATGGAAAAAAGCCATTTCGCTAGAAAGCGATTATTTTTTGGGCTATGCGTATCTGGCAGGACTTTATGATGAGCAAAATAGGCGGAGCGATGCCTTAGAATATTATCGAAAAACCGTAGAGAAAAATTCTCAATATTATTATGCTTACGAATCGCTGGGGATGTTTGCATGGGACAGCGGAAATTGGGAAGAGTCGCAAAAGGCATTTGAAGAAGCACTCAAAAAAAATCCCGATAGCATTTCGTATAAATTGATGGTAGCGGCTTGTATGTATAAAAGGTCAAAAATTCAAGAGATGAGAGCGTTTACAGAAAATTTGATGAAAAAATCGGCAGACAAGCAGGGAATGGAATACAAATTGATTCGCCTTTACCACGATAGAGGTGGAGATGCAGACGTTGCACTCAATATTCAAAAAGAAACAAACAGAACAAAAAAAGGAAAGTACTTGTTCTACCTTGCACTTTACTATACTTTAAACGGAAATGACAGCCTCGCACATAAATACTATAACGAAGTGACGCAGATGCAGAGTCCTATGTTCTTTGAATACAGGCTTGCACAGTGGGCTGGCGGAGAAACTAACTGA
- the radA gene encoding DNA repair protein RadA, translating to MAKKKSSTIYKCSECNYTQPTWLGRCPECGSWNTMEECLLDPNSVSHSFGLAATEKVKPVPLESVSSQENSRLVTQIKEFDRVLGGGAMKRSAILIGGEPGIGKSTLLLQTASSIAQSSKSDFKNTDKKILYVSGEESAAQIKSRAIRLNLNSAGIEILCTMRLEDIKEALISINPIFVIIDSIQTVYSVEAGLIPGTINQLKYCANELIGWVKERDSVLIMSAHVTKEGNIAGPKSLEHMVDTVISFERSDDEVRFLRANKNRFGSVDELGIFCMTECGLEGVKDPSAMFITKRANSTPAGIANAAVFEGSRTFIVEIQALTVPAKAAISRVYSDKIDSARVARVAAVLEKRTGIRFSDQDLYINVAGGIRLTESSIDAALAASLYSARTDIPISQNTVITGELSLAGEIRPVSRLKQRIKTAFELGFKTVLSPEQENGSVKITTIKELIKKLFEK from the coding sequence ATGGCAAAAAAGAAATCATCTACGATATATAAATGCAGTGAATGCAATTATACACAACCAACCTGGCTCGGCCGCTGCCCAGAATGTGGTTCGTGGAATACTATGGAAGAATGTTTGCTCGATCCAAATTCCGTATCGCACAGTTTTGGCCTTGCAGCGACAGAAAAAGTAAAGCCAGTTCCCCTAGAAAGCGTAAGCTCCCAAGAAAATTCGCGCCTTGTAACGCAGATAAAGGAATTTGACAGAGTGCTCGGCGGTGGTGCAATGAAAAGGAGTGCGATTTTGATTGGGGGCGAACCAGGAATTGGAAAAAGTACGCTACTCTTGCAAACCGCGTCTTCAATAGCGCAAAGTTCAAAATCCGATTTCAAAAATACCGACAAAAAAATTCTTTATGTCTCTGGAGAAGAAAGTGCCGCACAGATAAAAAGCAGAGCGATTCGCCTTAATCTAAATTCAGCAGGAATAGAAATTTTATGCACGATGCGGCTGGAAGATATAAAAGAGGCTTTGATCTCGATAAATCCAATTTTTGTGATAATAGATTCGATTCAAACAGTCTATTCTGTAGAAGCAGGCCTGATTCCAGGAACGATAAATCAACTTAAATACTGTGCAAATGAACTTATAGGCTGGGTAAAAGAGCGAGACAGCGTTTTGATAATGTCCGCACATGTAACAAAAGAAGGAAACATTGCAGGTCCAAAAAGCCTTGAACACATGGTAGACACAGTAATCTCGTTTGAGAGAAGCGATGACGAAGTTCGATTTTTGCGTGCAAACAAAAACAGATTTGGCTCTGTAGACGAACTTGGTATTTTTTGTATGACAGAGTGTGGACTTGAAGGTGTAAAAGACCCAAGTGCAATGTTCATAACAAAGAGAGCAAATTCAACACCAGCAGGAATTGCAAATGCAGCGGTTTTTGAAGGAAGCAGAACTTTTATTGTTGAAATTCAAGCATTGACAGTGCCAGCAAAAGCGGCAATAAGCAGAGTTTATTCAGATAAGATTGATTCTGCAAGAGTTGCTCGCGTTGCCGCTGTTCTTGAAAAAAGGACGGGCATAAGATTTAGCGACCAGGATTTATACATAAATGTTGCAGGCGGAATACGGCTTACAGAAAGTTCAATAGATGCAGCGCTGGCAGCAAGCCTTTATTCAGCGAGGACTGATATTCCAATTTCACAAAACACTGTAATAACAGGCGAATTAAGCCTTGCAGGAGAGATAAGGCCAGTTTCGAGATTAAAGCAACGCATAAAAACCGCTTTTGAACTGGGATTTAAAACAGTGCTTAGTCCAGAACAAGAAAATGGTTCTGTTAAAATAACGACGATTAAAGAATTGATAAAAAAACTATTTGAAAAATAA
- the rplA gene encoding 50S ribosomal protein L1, whose protein sequence is MKHGKKYSDALKKYDPLKHYAVAEACKVVKDIHFVKFDETVELHVALRLGKSQTMRDTLVFPNQFTAEKKVLVFCSEERAKEALDAGATYAGSTEYIDKVKGGWLDFDVAVATPDMMKDVGRLGMVLGRKGLMPNPKTGTVTNDLVHAINELKKGRTEFRADKEGIVHIAVGKVSMDADKVAENVTALLTEIDRKKPADAKADFVRSISISSSMGPGVWVNVKEEA, encoded by the coding sequence ATGAAACACGGAAAAAAATATTCTGATGCTCTTAAGAAATATGACCCACTCAAGCATTATGCTGTTGCTGAAGCATGCAAAGTTGTAAAAGATATTCATTTTGTAAAATTTGATGAAACTGTAGAACTTCACGTTGCTCTTCGCCTTGGAAAGAGCCAGACGATGCGTGATACATTGGTTTTCCCAAATCAGTTTACCGCAGAAAAGAAAGTTCTCGTATTCTGTTCTGAAGAACGTGCAAAAGAAGCGTTGGATGCTGGTGCAACCTATGCTGGTTCTACCGAATACATCGACAAAGTAAAGGGTGGTTGGCTCGACTTTGACGTTGCAGTTGCAACTCCTGATATGATGAAAGATGTAGGTCGTCTGGGTATGGTTTTGGGACGCAAAGGACTTATGCCTAACCCTAAGACTGGAACTGTAACTAATGACCTTGTTCATGCAATAAACGAACTTAAAAAAGGTCGTACAGAATTCAGGGCAGACAAAGAAGGTATAGTTCATATCGCTGTTGGTAAAGTTTCTATGGATGCAGATAAGGTTGCAGAAAACGTAACTGCTCTCCTTACAGAAATTGACCGCAAAAAGCCTGCTGATGCAAAAGCAGATTTCGTTCGCTCAATATCAATCAGTTCTTCTATGGGACCTGGTGTTTGGGTAAATGTTAAGGAGGAGGCGTAA
- the rpmG gene encoding 50S ribosomal protein L33 yields the protein MGSKKKTSIDIIALQCTECKRKNYTTTKNRKNITGKLEKNKYCPFCRKEILHKETKAK from the coding sequence ATGGGTAGCAAGAAAAAGACTTCAATCGATATTATTGCTCTTCAGTGTACAGAATGCAAACGCAAGAATTACACTACTACAAAAAACCGCAAAAATATAACTGGTAAATTAGAGAAGAACAAATATTGTCCATTCTGTCGCAAGGAAATTTTGCACAAAGAAACAAAAGCAAAATAA
- a CDS encoding LemA family protein, whose translation MKGLKKFAIIAAVIAVIALILYNFFAGNYNKMVTLDESVTSAWSQVENQYQRRLDLIPNLVSTVKGYASHEKEVFEQVAEARSRAGGIVKVDSAILEDSKKLAEYQKIQNELGASLQRLLAISENYPQLKANQNFLALQDELAGTENRISVERRRFNDAVRSYNSFIRKFPQNIIANMNGFEKKAYFEAETAASKAPTVSF comes from the coding sequence ATGAAAGGACTTAAAAAATTTGCAATAATTGCAGCGGTTATCGCAGTTATTGCACTCATCTTGTACAATTTTTTTGCTGGTAATTACAACAAAATGGTAACTTTAGACGAAAGCGTAACGAGTGCATGGAGTCAGGTAGAAAATCAGTATCAACGCAGGCTCGACTTAATTCCCAACCTTGTAAGCACTGTAAAAGGCTACGCAAGCCACGAAAAAGAGGTTTTTGAACAAGTTGCAGAAGCTAGAAGCCGTGCTGGAGGAATTGTAAAAGTTGACTCTGCTATCTTAGAAGACAGCAAAAAACTAGCGGAATATCAAAAAATTCAAAACGAATTGGGCGCGAGCTTGCAAAGGCTTCTGGCAATTTCAGAAAATTACCCTCAATTAAAAGCAAATCAAAATTTTCTTGCTTTGCAAGACGAACTTGCGGGAACAGAAAATAGAATTTCTGTCGAAAGAAGACGCTTTAACGACGCAGTGCGTTCGTACAACTCGTTTATAAGAAAATTTCCTCAAAATATCATTGCAAATATGAACGGGTTTGAGAAAAAAGCATATTTTGAAGCCGAAACTGCTGCCTCAAAAGCACCAACAGTATCTTTTTAA
- the rplK gene encoding 50S ribosomal protein L11: protein MATKKVTAVIKLQCPAGSATPAPPVGPVLGPHGVSAPVFVQQFNDRTKSMEKGLIIPVIITVYQDRSFTFELKTPPAAVLIKKALGLPKGSGNPLRDKVGKLTVAQLTEIATTKMPDINANDIEAAKKIIAGTARSMGVEVEAE from the coding sequence ATGGCTACAAAAAAGGTAACGGCTGTCATTAAATTACAGTGTCCTGCGGGATCTGCAACTCCTGCGCCACCAGTAGGACCAGTTCTTGGACCTCACGGTGTTTCTGCACCAGTGTTCGTTCAGCAGTTTAATGACAGAACCAAGTCAATGGAAAAGGGACTTATAATCCCTGTAATCATCACCGTTTATCAAGACCGTTCATTCACTTTTGAACTTAAGACTCCGCCTGCTGCGGTTCTTATAAAAAAGGCACTTGGTCTTCCTAAGGGTTCTGGAAATCCTCTTCGTGATAAAGTTGGAAAGCTTACTGTGGCACAGCTTACAGAAATTGCAACAACTAAAATGCCAGACATCAATGCTAACGATATTGAAGCAGCGAAGAAAATTATCGCAGGTACTGCGCGCAGTATGGGCGTAGAAGTGGAGGCTGAATAA
- a CDS encoding ATP-dependent 6-phosphofructokinase, with translation MQTYDFTIETLGPCKVHSPIELSTKHGNLRATYVTDNSYVRNEINVFEDSEKTDGLNLTNLMQKAGPREYIYFNPAHVTAGICTCGGLCPGLNDVIRAIVRCLYYRYGVKKIRGFRFGFKGFFPESGFGTIDLNPSVVDDIHKIGGSFLGTSRGGGNRVNDIVDSVESLSINMLFIIGGDGTQRGALDIANEIEKRGLKVAVVGIPKTVDNDLLFIDRSFGFETAVERACEAVRAIHMEASSQINGIGLVKLMGRESGFIATGTALGSHETNFCLIPEIPFELDGPNGFLHHLEKRILDRHHAVVIVAEGAGQDLLATSGETDASGNKKLSDVGVYLRDKINEYFKSRNIHINLKYVDPSYQIRSSETTSNDSIYCERLGSYAVHAAMAGKTKMVVGLVNNKYVHIPIKMVTMERNFVDPESALWRDALDATRQPIIMVNNLNSISDKVKSGEGDLD, from the coding sequence ATGCAAACTTATGATTTTACGATTGAAACTCTTGGACCGTGCAAGGTTCACTCTCCTATAGAACTTTCTACTAAACATGGAAATTTACGTGCTACTTATGTAACCGATAATTCTTATGTTCGCAATGAGATTAATGTTTTTGAAGATTCAGAAAAAACAGATGGGCTCAATTTAACAAACTTGATGCAGAAGGCAGGCCCTAGGGAATATATTTACTTTAATCCTGCGCATGTAACGGCAGGAATATGTACTTGTGGAGGGCTTTGTCCAGGATTAAATGATGTAATCAGAGCGATTGTTCGTTGTCTTTATTATCGTTACGGCGTTAAGAAAATTAGGGGTTTTAGGTTTGGGTTTAAAGGTTTTTTCCCAGAAAGCGGTTTTGGTACTATTGATTTAAATCCAAGTGTTGTTGACGATATTCATAAAATCGGAGGCTCTTTTCTTGGTACTAGTAGGGGCGGTGGAAACCGTGTAAACGATATAGTTGATTCTGTTGAATCTCTAAGCATAAATATGCTTTTTATAATTGGCGGCGACGGAACGCAACGAGGAGCATTGGATATCGCAAATGAAATTGAAAAACGAGGTCTTAAAGTTGCTGTTGTAGGAATTCCAAAAACTGTTGATAACGATCTTCTTTTTATTGATCGCTCTTTTGGTTTTGAAACTGCTGTAGAACGTGCTTGCGAAGCGGTTAGGGCGATTCACATGGAAGCTTCTTCTCAAATCAACGGGATTGGTCTTGTAAAATTGATGGGTAGAGAATCTGGATTTATCGCGACAGGAACCGCTTTGGGTAGCCATGAAACAAATTTTTGTTTAATACCAGAAATCCCTTTTGAATTAGATGGTCCTAACGGATTTTTGCATCATCTAGAAAAAAGGATTTTAGATAGGCACCATGCTGTTGTAATAGTTGCAGAAGGTGCAGGTCAAGATTTGCTCGCTACTAGCGGAGAAACAGATGCTAGTGGAAATAAAAAACTTTCTGATGTTGGTGTATATTTGCGAGATAAAATCAATGAATATTTTAAAAGTAGAAATATTCATATAAATTTAAAATACGTAGACCCTAGTTATCAAATTCGCTCTTCTGAAACAACTTCAAACGATTCTATTTATTGCGAGCGTTTAGGTTCTTATGCGGTGCATGCTGCTATGGCAGGGAAGACCAAAATGGTTGTTGGATTGGTAAACAATAAGTATGTTCATATTCCAATTAAGATGGTAACGATGGAACGTAATTTTGTTGATCCAGAAAGTGCCCTTTGGCGCGATGCTTTGGACGCAACTCGCCAACCAATTATTATGGTAAACAATCTTAATTCCATATCTGATAAAGTAAAATCAGGGGAAGGAGACTTGGATTAG